A single window of Candidatus Rhabdochlamydia oedothoracis DNA harbors:
- the ychF gene encoding redox-regulated ATPase YchF codes for MRELSCGIVGLPNVGKSTLWNALTKKAAAAANFPFCTIDPNVGIVEVYDPRLEELSKISKSEKLIYSAVTYVDIAGLVKGASQGEGLGNQFLANIRESDIIIHAVRCFENDDVLHVAGKINPIDDIEVIHLELILSDLQMVENILVKVEKQAKGKKELQDTVVCLKKARDHLNQNHPLRTLALTQEESVLLKNYPFLTNKKVLYVTNVSERDLPNMNNPYVEKVRTYAEKEGNIVVPICAKIEEEIAQLSDKDALDFLEDLGIKETGLNRLIKASFDSLGLITYLTTGKMETRAWPIKKGTKAPEAAGEIHHDLQKGFIRAEVVSFEDMVKYQGRMGAKEAGRVRSEGKEYIVQDGDVMIFFHN; via the coding sequence ATGCGAGAACTTTCTTGTGGAATCGTTGGTTTACCAAATGTGGGTAAATCCACTTTATGGAATGCATTGACGAAAAAAGCTGCGGCAGCGGCAAATTTTCCTTTTTGTACGATTGATCCTAATGTAGGGATTGTTGAGGTATATGATCCTCGACTAGAAGAGCTATCCAAGATCTCTAAAAGTGAAAAATTGATCTACTCAGCTGTGACTTATGTAGATATTGCAGGATTGGTAAAAGGTGCTTCTCAAGGAGAGGGCTTAGGTAATCAATTTTTAGCAAATATCCGAGAAAGCGATATCATTATTCATGCGGTTCGCTGTTTTGAGAATGATGATGTGCTCCATGTAGCTGGGAAAATCAATCCTATAGATGATATCGAAGTGATTCATTTAGAGTTGATTTTATCCGATCTACAGATGGTAGAAAATATTCTTGTTAAGGTAGAAAAACAGGCTAAGGGAAAAAAAGAGCTTCAAGATACAGTTGTGTGTCTAAAAAAAGCACGCGACCATTTGAATCAAAATCACCCCTTACGTACTTTAGCTCTTACTCAAGAAGAGAGTGTCTTGTTGAAGAATTATCCTTTTCTTACCAATAAAAAAGTATTGTATGTAACAAATGTTTCCGAACGCGATTTGCCGAATATGAATAACCCCTATGTGGAAAAGGTTCGCACGTATGCAGAAAAAGAGGGAAATATCGTTGTCCCCATTTGTGCAAAAATAGAAGAAGAAATAGCCCAACTAAGCGATAAAGATGCTTTAGATTTCTTGGAAGATTTAGGTATTAAGGAAACAGGTTTGAATCGCTTGATAAAAGCCTCATTTGATAGTCTTGGACTCATCACTTATCTTACTACTGGAAAAATGGAAACTAGAGCATGGCCTATTAAAAAAGGAACTAAAGCTCCAGAGGCTGCAGGAGAAATCCATCATGATCTGCAAAAAGGCTTTATTCGTGCGGAGGTAGTCTCTTTTGAAGATATGGTCAAATACCAAGGAAGAATGGGGGCTAAGGAAGCAGGTCGCGTTCGTTCTGAAGGTAAAGAATACATCGTTCAAGACGGCGATGTGATGATTTTTTTTCATAATTAA
- a CDS encoding THUMP domain-containing class I SAM-dependent RNA methyltransferase — translation MFDLLFISSAHCTQELLAKEIEELGVSDVRIGHYGIFLPKTMDNVYLVNYLSRLANRVLWPIAQFSCRHKKDLYQESRTVHWDAFLTLQKTFAIDANVSHPNLRNSLFAAQVLKDAICDHFWEKYEKRPSVDIKKPDLQLNLFIHKGRATISLDTSGAPLYKRGWKQEGGIATIPETLAATLLKLSGFTAKEVICDPFCGAGTLLIEAACIATNTPAGYFRKEWGFLSHPDFDQKRWLEIKQSWDAKRIPCPSICAIGADKDPNMVALSQRHLQKTGFSKQVIVCRSEVAHFKPSCLPTLIVTDPPFGKRMMQSNDLIACFNQFLKTHCLATPFAFLLYPSDKGAQLERNGMQILKRWPLAHGGLGVSLFCVQHAV, via the coding sequence ATGTTTGATTTACTATTTATTTCTTCAGCACATTGCACGCAAGAATTGCTAGCAAAAGAGATTGAAGAATTGGGTGTGTCCGATGTTCGTATCGGTCATTATGGGATTTTTCTTCCAAAAACAATGGATAATGTGTATTTGGTAAACTATTTGAGTAGACTAGCTAATCGAGTACTATGGCCTATTGCACAGTTTAGCTGCCGTCATAAAAAGGATTTATATCAAGAATCCCGAACGGTACATTGGGACGCCTTTTTAACTTTGCAAAAAACATTTGCCATTGATGCAAATGTCTCTCATCCTAATTTGCGCAATAGTTTATTTGCAGCACAAGTGCTCAAAGATGCTATTTGCGATCACTTTTGGGAGAAATACGAAAAGAGACCATCTGTTGACATCAAGAAGCCTGATCTACAATTGAATCTATTTATCCATAAAGGGCGTGCTACCATTAGTCTAGACACCTCTGGAGCTCCTCTTTATAAGCGTGGCTGGAAACAAGAAGGCGGCATTGCTACAATCCCTGAAACACTAGCTGCTACACTGCTTAAACTATCGGGCTTTACAGCAAAAGAGGTTATTTGCGATCCTTTTTGTGGAGCAGGAACACTATTAATTGAAGCTGCTTGTATAGCAACAAATACACCAGCTGGCTACTTCCGGAAAGAATGGGGGTTCTTATCCCATCCAGACTTTGATCAAAAGCGATGGTTGGAAATTAAACAAAGCTGGGATGCTAAGCGCATACCCTGTCCCTCTATTTGCGCTATTGGAGCGGATAAAGATCCAAACATGGTAGCTTTAAGCCAAAGGCATCTACAAAAAACAGGTTTTAGTAAACAAGTGATTGTTTGCAGGTCAGAGGTAGCTCATTTTAAACCTTCTTGCCTTCCCACTTTAATTGTAACAGATCCTCCATTTGGTAAAAGAATGATGCAATCTAATGATTTGATTGCCTGTTTTAACCAATTTCTTAAAACTCATTGTCTAGCTACTCCCTTTGCTTTTCTACTTTACCCTTCTGATAAAGGCGCGCAGTTAGAAAGAAATGGGATGCAAATCCTAAAACGTTGGCCACTTGCTCACGGGGGCTTAGGGGTAAGTTTGTTCTGCGTTCAGCATGCTGTTTAG
- the sctU gene encoding type III secretion system export apparatus subunit SctU — MAEKTEKATQKKLRDARKKGQVSKSQDFPAAFTFVVSIATTIISATYLFRLLADYMIAMFNLSKTQIDLPNRAPGIIKQAILVIFQTSVPIIVITACTGVLVNFLIIGPMFASQAMKPDIKRLNPVTNLKNLFKLKTLVELTKSILKILGALIIIYSVVWNILPDIVSTAALPVEASALVFTNFLNKVIIRIGIFFLAIAIFDLAFQKRTFAKEMMMEKFEIRQEYKDTEGDPHIKSRRRQTAQEIAYQEGPPSAKKARAIITNPIHIAVAIDYKSEADPSLEPAPRIITMGKGLVADQIIKVAQANNIPIMRNVPLAQTLFAKGSIGDYIPEETYQAVAEILRWLEGLESLETSGMELFT, encoded by the coding sequence ATGGCCGAAAAAACAGAAAAGGCGACGCAAAAGAAACTGCGAGACGCACGTAAAAAAGGACAGGTTTCCAAGTCTCAAGACTTCCCTGCTGCCTTTACCTTTGTAGTATCGATAGCGACCACCATTATAAGCGCCACGTATCTCTTTAGGCTGCTTGCAGATTACATGATTGCCATGTTCAATCTTTCTAAAACTCAAATCGATTTACCCAATCGGGCTCCAGGAATTATTAAACAAGCCATCTTAGTGATCTTTCAAACAAGCGTTCCCATTATAGTCATAACGGCTTGTACTGGTGTTTTGGTGAACTTTCTGATTATTGGACCCATGTTTGCTTCTCAAGCAATGAAACCAGATATTAAACGATTAAATCCTGTTACCAACCTTAAGAACCTTTTTAAATTAAAAACACTCGTAGAGCTCACTAAGTCTATTTTAAAAATTTTAGGAGCTTTAATTATTATCTACTCGGTAGTTTGGAATATTCTACCCGATATTGTATCTACTGCTGCACTTCCTGTAGAAGCGAGTGCTTTAGTCTTTACGAATTTTCTAAATAAGGTAATTATTCGCATAGGGATCTTTTTTCTAGCAATTGCTATATTTGACCTCGCTTTTCAAAAAAGAACCTTTGCTAAAGAGATGATGATGGAAAAATTTGAGATTCGTCAGGAGTATAAAGACACAGAAGGAGATCCTCATATTAAAAGTAGAAGGAGGCAAACCGCACAGGAAATTGCTTATCAAGAAGGTCCACCTTCTGCTAAAAAAGCAAGAGCGATTATTACTAATCCTATACATATTGCAGTGGCCATTGATTATAAATCAGAAGCAGATCCTTCTCTAGAGCCCGCCCCTCGAATTATCACAATGGGAAAGGGTCTAGTGGCTGATCAGATTATCAAAGTAGCTCAAGCAAATAATATTCCCATTATGCGGAATGTACCTTTAGCACAAACCCTTTTTGCAAAAGGATCAATTGGCGATTATATACCTGAAGAGACCTATCAAGCTGTAGCAGAAATCCTAAGGTGGCTAGAAGGACTGGAATCATTAGAGACATCGGGAATGGAGTTATTTACATGA
- the sctV gene encoding type III secretion system export apparatus subunit SctV gives MKDLLNRITRALSSQRALNIINSSSDIILALFIIMLIMVIIIPVSPNMLDNLIAINLAVSISVLMVALYIPKAVNLSIFPSLLLITTLFRLGIEISATKQILLHGYAGHIIYTFGNFVVGGNFVVGGIVFLIITIVQFIVVTKGAERVAEVAARFTLDAMPGKQMSIDADMRSGVIDANQARELRLAISKESQMYGAMDGAMKFVKGDVIAGIVIALINIIGGLIIGVAMRNMTALQAAKTYTLLSIGGGLIAQIPSLLISLTAGIVTTRVSSEKKDSHLGKEISSQLLGQPKAIMIAAIVIFLMGLIKGFPTLVFIVISVALGTVGFVVWYNANKALVKAQGGISTAKMDTDVEGHSMIRGGTDDYALTLPIVLEVGKSLSTVIRKEKQGSTFVEDMIPKMRLALYQDLGVRFPGVHVRTDSPTLESDEYAIYLNEVPTVRGKIVKNALLTTENPETLRRYNIAFSTTKNSIGQPSVWVENRYQEVLKKAGIKFWRPLDVMILHLSYFYRQHAADFLGIQEMRGILEFIEKSYPDLVKEVTRLVPLQKLTEIFKRLIQEQISIRDLRTILEALAEWAQSEKDTVLLTEYVRSSLKRYISFKYSQGQSILSVYSLDPEIEDLVRGAIKQTSAGSYLALDPDSVQLILQAMRNVITPVPVGGQPPVLLTAIDVRRFVRKLIEGEFPDMAVISYQEIVPEIRVQPLGRIQLS, from the coding sequence ATGAAAGATTTGCTGAATAGAATCACGCGCGCCTTAAGTAGTCAAAGAGCTCTAAATATCATTAATTCATCCAGTGATATTATTTTAGCTCTTTTCATCATCATGTTAATCATGGTGATTATTATCCCTGTTTCGCCAAACATGCTAGATAACTTAATTGCTATCAATTTAGCTGTTTCTATTTCTGTGTTAATGGTAGCTCTCTACATTCCTAAAGCGGTCAATCTTTCGATCTTCCCTTCTTTGTTGCTGATCACCACCTTATTTCGTTTAGGGATAGAGATCTCTGCCACCAAACAGATTTTGCTCCATGGATATGCAGGACACATTATTTACACTTTTGGAAACTTCGTCGTTGGAGGAAACTTCGTCGTTGGAGGAATTGTTTTCTTAATCATTACCATTGTGCAGTTCATCGTTGTAACCAAAGGGGCCGAAAGAGTCGCTGAAGTTGCTGCTAGATTTACTTTAGATGCAATGCCTGGAAAACAAATGAGTATCGATGCAGATATGCGAAGCGGTGTCATTGACGCCAATCAAGCAAGAGAGCTGCGTTTAGCCATCTCTAAAGAAAGCCAGATGTATGGAGCGATGGACGGAGCGATGAAATTCGTTAAGGGGGATGTCATTGCAGGGATTGTCATCGCATTAATTAACATCATCGGAGGTTTGATTATCGGAGTTGCTATGCGCAATATGACAGCTCTTCAAGCAGCTAAAACCTATACCCTTCTTTCTATAGGTGGTGGTTTAATCGCACAAATTCCCTCGTTGCTTATCTCTTTAACAGCGGGTATTGTGACAACTCGTGTTTCTTCAGAGAAAAAAGACTCTCATTTAGGGAAAGAAATCTCCTCACAGCTCTTAGGTCAACCTAAAGCCATTATGATTGCGGCTATAGTGATCTTTTTAATGGGCTTGATTAAAGGGTTTCCTACCCTTGTTTTTATCGTAATTTCTGTTGCTTTGGGTACAGTTGGCTTTGTGGTATGGTATAATGCTAATAAAGCCCTAGTTAAAGCGCAAGGCGGTATTTCTACGGCAAAAATGGATACCGATGTAGAAGGACATTCCATGATCCGAGGTGGAACGGATGATTATGCATTGACTCTTCCCATTGTTCTAGAAGTGGGTAAATCTCTCTCTACTGTCATTCGCAAAGAAAAACAAGGCTCTACTTTTGTAGAGGATATGATTCCTAAAATGCGTCTTGCCCTTTATCAAGATCTAGGAGTGCGTTTCCCTGGAGTACACGTACGCACTGATTCCCCTACTTTAGAATCTGATGAATACGCTATCTATTTAAATGAGGTGCCAACCGTCAGAGGTAAAATTGTTAAAAATGCCCTTTTAACAACGGAAAACCCAGAAACGCTGCGCCGTTATAATATTGCCTTTAGCACTACGAAAAACTCGATTGGTCAACCGTCTGTTTGGGTCGAAAACCGCTACCAAGAAGTCTTAAAAAAGGCAGGTATTAAATTTTGGAGACCTTTAGATGTGATGATCTTGCATCTTTCTTATTTTTATCGCCAACATGCAGCAGACTTTTTAGGAATTCAAGAGATGCGTGGTATTTTAGAATTTATTGAAAAATCTTATCCAGATCTAGTCAAAGAGGTAACACGCTTGGTTCCTCTGCAAAAGCTGACTGAAATTTTTAAACGCCTGATTCAAGAACAGATTTCCATCCGCGATCTACGCACTATTTTAGAAGCCCTAGCAGAATGGGCCCAATCGGAAAAAGACACCGTCTTGCTAACTGAATACGTTAGATCTTCTTTAAAACGCTATATCAGTTTCAAATACTCTCAGGGACAATCCATCCTATCTGTTTATTCTCTAGATCCAGAGATTGAAGATCTAGTGAGAGGAGCTATCAAACAAACCTCAGCAGGATCTTACTTAGCACTCGATCCTGATTCCGTACAGCTGATTTTACAAGCGATGCGCAATGTAATCACACCGGTTCCTGTAGGAGGACAACCGCCTGTATTACTCACTGCCATTGATGTAAGAAGATTTGTACGCAAATTAATCGAAGGAGAATTTCCCGATATGGCGGTCATTTCCTATCAAGAAATTGTACCTGAAATCCGCGTCCAACCTTTGGGTCGGATTCAACTTTCATAG
- a CDS encoding HrpJ domain-containing protein: MPDPNHIDGVSRSDAAKAQKAAEAEMANQKAAIVQEASEDLQEWTEEGAFLPGFMRKAESLETRLRKSPKEERSEKKEQVREIEQIEEISKEFQQRNPELQARALRLLRSRLQEEDTAEDIQRKVAEIYPDHFLADEALDFVLRTSTGELSKQAALAREQLNHFYSREIKAGKNIAAQVQEFSIQGLETSIGLRALYREITGNPRDCNTLFNTLLSMFKYDKMKLVIAFILHSLGSDLKAKGSSIDRGELYNLLTEARKLQAILGIFHFFKSRMSFIAAEFKRQGLTLSDLLNFEELAKQFMEILQDRYPSGDKILQQYLKKWMLAITGDITLLSLYHRALRETSGRLYRSNQHRQELSNAMVEGLEDLYDQLEDDEGEKES; the protein is encoded by the coding sequence ATGCCAGATCCAAATCATATTGATGGTGTTTCTCGTAGCGATGCTGCTAAAGCACAAAAAGCAGCGGAAGCTGAAATGGCTAATCAGAAAGCAGCTATTGTACAAGAGGCTAGTGAAGATTTACAAGAATGGACGGAAGAAGGTGCTTTTCTACCAGGTTTTATGAGAAAAGCAGAAAGCTTAGAGACAAGGTTAAGAAAATCTCCTAAAGAAGAGCGCTCGGAAAAAAAAGAACAGGTTAGAGAAATAGAGCAAATCGAAGAGATCAGTAAGGAATTTCAGCAAAGAAATCCAGAACTCCAAGCAAGAGCTCTTAGACTTTTGCGCTCAAGGCTGCAAGAAGAAGATACTGCCGAGGATATACAGAGAAAAGTTGCAGAAATTTACCCCGATCATTTCTTAGCTGATGAAGCTTTGGATTTTGTCCTTCGAACATCTACAGGAGAGTTATCTAAACAAGCAGCACTAGCTAGAGAACAATTAAATCATTTTTATAGTCGAGAAATTAAAGCTGGGAAAAACATAGCAGCACAGGTACAAGAATTCTCTATCCAAGGTCTAGAAACCTCGATTGGGCTGCGTGCTTTATACCGAGAAATCACAGGAAATCCCAGAGACTGTAATACGCTTTTTAATACGCTTTTATCCATGTTTAAATATGATAAAATGAAATTGGTCATTGCCTTTATTCTACATTCGTTAGGCAGTGATTTAAAGGCAAAGGGCTCTTCCATTGATCGTGGAGAGCTGTATAATTTACTCACGGAAGCGCGTAAATTACAAGCCATTTTAGGGATTTTTCATTTTTTTAAATCTCGTATGTCCTTTATTGCTGCTGAATTTAAACGTCAAGGACTTACTTTATCGGATTTACTGAACTTTGAAGAACTAGCCAAACAATTTATGGAGATTTTGCAAGATCGTTATCCTTCAGGAGATAAAATTCTTCAGCAGTATCTCAAAAAATGGATGTTAGCTATTACAGGTGACATTACCCTTCTCTCTTTGTATCACAGAGCTCTAAGAGAAACGAGTGGAAGACTATACAGATCCAATCAACATAGGCAAGAGCTTAGTAACGCTATGGTCGAAGGATTAGAGGATCTGTATGATCAGTTAGAAGATGATGAAGGAGAAAAAGAATCATGA
- a CDS encoding CesT family type III secretion system chaperone — protein sequence MMDPFAQLLNDLSLLLDTHLSPDKRGACKLNIEDTLHVQLEPDATREKLLFFCFISEVPPGKFRENVLRDALKANADPSTPGTLGFSERNNQLVLFANLNFPSLTAKEVLDFLHLFMAKAQVWKQAIATGQTSNLCPEPLQKPLSPFDIKP from the coding sequence ATGATGGACCCGTTTGCTCAATTGTTAAACGATTTAAGCCTATTATTGGATACGCATCTCTCCCCTGATAAACGAGGAGCCTGTAAACTTAACATAGAGGATACCTTGCATGTGCAGCTAGAGCCGGATGCTACCCGAGAAAAACTCCTCTTCTTTTGCTTTATCTCTGAAGTTCCTCCTGGAAAATTTCGCGAAAATGTCTTAAGAGATGCGCTGAAAGCCAATGCAGATCCTAGTACACCGGGAACACTTGGATTTTCTGAACGCAATAATCAATTGGTTTTATTTGCTAACCTTAATTTCCCTTCTTTAACAGCAAAAGAGGTTTTAGATTTTCTTCACCTATTTATGGCAAAAGCTCAAGTCTGGAAACAAGCCATTGCAACAGGCCAAACTAGTAACCTTTGTCCTGAACCCCTACAAAAACCACTAAGCCCCTTTGATATAAAACCTTAA
- a CDS encoding 4-alpha-glucanotransferase has protein sequence MNPLSSITGKQWEKVAVKHHHGINLLLSALHSAQSCGIGEFFDLIPIIDWCKQIGFDVIQLLPLNTTDNDPSPYNPNSSCALSFIYLSLYALPFMEKIPDLKEKLIDFHKFNLSPKVSHADVLAHKLLWLRAYFDGVGTEITNSPAFLQFCEENHWVQSYALFKILKDQLGNTPCTTWPQELQLLSKEKREELLAKHRLEILFYTLLQFLCYEQLKKVKTHADECHVLLMGDIPILISKESVDVWQYPEYFDLNFAAGAPPDLFNLDGQYWGFPLFRWDAMRKNQFDWWIKRLKFAENFFDIFRIDHVLGFFRIWAIPLNHPAQEGYFIPANEAQASIQGQEMLKTLISNTTMLPIAEDLGVVASFIRPCLEELGICGTKVMRWERKWEEDGSFIPFKDYTPISLTTVSTHDSETLILWWQESPEEAKLFAATKNWVYSPLLSQKQRLEILWDSHHTPSLFHINLLQEYLSLFPALSWDNPLEDRINIPGKVLSTNWTFRFRPSVETLISHQGLSSILQNLAFSTAPPTEVL, from the coding sequence ATGAATCCCCTCTCTTCTATTACAGGTAAACAGTGGGAAAAAGTTGCTGTTAAACACCACCATGGAATCAATTTACTCCTCTCTGCCCTGCACAGTGCACAAAGCTGTGGGATTGGTGAGTTTTTCGATCTTATTCCTATCATTGATTGGTGTAAACAGATAGGATTTGATGTGATTCAGCTACTTCCTTTAAATACCACGGACAATGATCCTAGCCCCTATAACCCCAACTCCTCCTGTGCTTTGAGCTTTATCTATCTCTCCTTATACGCCCTTCCGTTTATGGAAAAGATCCCAGATCTCAAAGAAAAACTCATAGATTTTCATAAGTTTAACTTAAGTCCTAAGGTATCTCATGCGGATGTATTAGCTCATAAACTACTTTGGTTACGCGCTTATTTTGATGGGGTAGGAACTGAAATTACAAACAGTCCTGCGTTCTTGCAATTTTGCGAGGAAAATCATTGGGTACAATCTTATGCTCTATTTAAGATCTTAAAAGATCAATTAGGCAACACTCCCTGTACTACGTGGCCACAAGAATTGCAACTTCTATCTAAAGAAAAACGGGAAGAATTACTTGCTAAGCATCGCTTGGAAATACTTTTTTACACTCTTTTACAGTTTCTCTGTTATGAGCAACTAAAAAAAGTAAAAACCCATGCAGATGAATGTCATGTTTTATTGATGGGGGATATTCCTATTTTAATTAGCAAAGAAAGCGTTGATGTATGGCAATATCCAGAATATTTTGATCTTAACTTTGCAGCAGGAGCTCCTCCTGATCTATTTAACCTAGATGGGCAATATTGGGGCTTCCCTCTTTTTCGCTGGGATGCAATGCGCAAAAACCAGTTTGATTGGTGGATCAAACGTTTGAAATTTGCGGAGAATTTTTTTGACATTTTCCGTATTGACCATGTTTTAGGATTTTTTCGCATTTGGGCTATTCCTTTAAATCACCCAGCTCAAGAGGGTTATTTTATTCCTGCAAATGAAGCACAAGCTTCTATACAAGGGCAAGAAATGCTCAAAACCCTTATTTCAAATACGACAATGCTCCCCATTGCAGAGGATTTAGGAGTTGTAGCTAGTTTTATACGTCCTTGCCTAGAAGAATTAGGCATTTGTGGCACTAAAGTGATGCGTTGGGAGAGAAAATGGGAAGAAGATGGCAGCTTTATTCCCTTTAAAGACTATACTCCGATCAGTTTAACCACGGTCTCTACTCATGATTCAGAAACACTCATATTATGGTGGCAAGAATCCCCTGAAGAAGCAAAACTCTTTGCAGCTACAAAAAACTGGGTGTACTCTCCTTTATTATCACAAAAGCAACGCTTAGAGATCTTATGGGATAGTCATCACACTCCTAGTCTATTTCACATCAATTTACTACAAGAGTATTTAAGCCTATTTCCTGCTCTAAGCTGGGATAATCCTCTAGAGGACCGCATCAATATCCCTGGCAAGGTGTTATCTACAAACTGGACTTTTCGCTTTCGCCCTTCTGTAGAAACTCTGATCTCTCATCAAGGGCTTAGTTCTATCTTGCAAAATTTAGCATTCTCTACAGCTCCTCCTACAGAGGTCCTATGA
- a CDS encoding transglutaminase family protein produces MKILVFFFLISGFYGHTNQLKALYNSLDPKSVMQHVAFYELYPDSKEGQAALKRAWQLLSQGTLHQQNTPLTNLDLKEIISLITRQSFEPNVMLNQEQLQLIQAIAHNLANRKKKGVSLTCKEDVLKTPSEEIDLARALLLFQSDRENLEYIKQYETMLDLMALQVLTRLSPDSSDLEKIRALNDFIFQQMQFRFPPHSLHAQDIDLYTFLPSVLDNRQGVCLGVSILYLCLAQRLDLYLDIITPPGHIYLSYPDKERVINIETTSRGIDLPSEDYLGINNRILQKRTIKEVIGLAFINQASVFWQKDDYQQAINLYKKAQLFLPQDPLLKMFLGINYLLIGEKAQGKKILQEIRNLTFEESVSAETIPEDYLKKRIDEEGIRAVFLNVDETRDSIIRKQKTLKEVLKRFPKYRAGIFQLATTWLQLNRSMEAMQTLETYYALDPTNATVAYYLTILSLQRLDFNQAWKYWHQANRLTLERNHRPKVLKELHVHLKRLCPDPL; encoded by the coding sequence ATGAAAATTCTTGTATTTTTTTTTCTTATCAGCGGTTTCTATGGACATACTAATCAACTTAAAGCGTTGTATAATAGCCTAGATCCTAAATCTGTCATGCAGCATGTGGCTTTTTATGAGCTCTACCCAGATTCCAAAGAAGGACAAGCAGCGCTTAAGCGCGCTTGGCAGCTCTTAAGTCAAGGAACACTTCATCAACAAAATACACCATTAACTAACCTTGATCTCAAAGAAATTATCTCTCTGATTACCAGACAATCCTTTGAACCAAACGTAATGCTCAACCAAGAACAACTCCAGCTAATTCAAGCCATTGCTCATAATTTAGCCAACCGCAAGAAAAAAGGTGTATCTCTTACCTGTAAAGAAGATGTCCTTAAAACCCCTTCAGAAGAAATCGATCTTGCGCGAGCATTGTTGCTTTTTCAATCAGACAGGGAAAATCTGGAGTATATTAAACAATATGAAACCATGTTAGATCTCATGGCTCTTCAGGTTTTAACACGCCTCTCTCCCGATTCTTCCGACTTAGAAAAGATCCGTGCATTAAATGACTTTATCTTCCAACAAATGCAATTTCGGTTCCCTCCCCATTCTTTACATGCACAAGATATCGATCTATATACTTTTCTACCTTCTGTGCTAGATAATCGCCAAGGAGTATGCTTAGGGGTTTCCATTCTCTACTTATGTTTAGCCCAAAGATTAGATCTTTATTTAGACATTATTACTCCCCCTGGTCACATCTACCTGAGCTATCCCGATAAAGAACGTGTGATTAATATTGAAACAACTTCTAGAGGTATTGATCTACCTTCCGAGGATTATCTAGGAATTAATAACCGTATTTTACAAAAACGCACGATTAAAGAAGTTATCGGTTTAGCTTTTATCAACCAAGCGTCTGTATTCTGGCAAAAAGATGATTATCAACAAGCCATAAACCTATATAAAAAAGCCCAATTATTTTTACCTCAAGACCCCCTACTTAAAATGTTTCTAGGAATCAACTATCTATTGATAGGAGAAAAAGCACAGGGAAAGAAAATATTACAAGAAATTCGAAATCTGACTTTTGAAGAATCTGTATCCGCTGAAACAATTCCAGAAGATTACTTAAAAAAAAGAATAGATGAGGAAGGTATTCGCGCTGTGTTCTTAAACGTTGATGAAACCAGAGATTCCATCATACGTAAACAAAAAACGTTAAAAGAAGTGCTAAAGCGGTTCCCTAAATACCGCGCTGGAATTTTTCAATTAGCCACCACCTGGCTACAACTCAATCGCTCGATGGAAGCTATGCAAACACTAGAGACCTACTATGCATTAGATCCGACCAATGCTACCGTTGCTTATTATTTAACCATCCTATCTCTACAGCGCCTTGATTTTAATCAAGCTTGGAAATATTGGCATCAAGCCAATAGACTGACTCTAGAAAGAAATCATCGCCCTAAAGTGCTTAAAGAACTACACGTTCATTTAAAGAGGCTCTGTCCGGATCCTCTATAG
- a CDS encoding IS30 family transposase yields the protein MEQFKPIKDFVHTLTADNGKEFAYHQMVSFELETDFYFATPYHSCERGLNEHTNGLVRQYFPKTQSFLDTTSKDMERVETYTK from the coding sequence ATTGAACAATTTAAACCTATCAAAGATTTTGTACACACATTAACAGCAGACAACGGAAAAGAATTTGCCTATCACCAAATGGTTAGTTTCGAGCTAGAGACAGACTTCTACTTTGCAACGCCCTACCATTCTTGTGAAAGAGGCTTAAATGAGCATACAAACGGACTAGTTAGGCAATATTTTCCTAAAACACAAAGCTTTTTAGATACGACTTCCAAGGATATGGAAAGGGTAGAAACTTATACTAAATAA